ATCGGTTGTATGATCTATTTTCCATACGCATTTCGGCGCACAGATCATAATTCTAAACTTTCCGTGACCGACTAACGGATACGCAGTTACTAGAAATTCTGCCCCAGTGCTCACGCCATCGATATGCAATGGCATCACCAATCGATGTTCATCGGGGTGGGGGCCTTCTCGCCATCCTGGAATGCCGACCAACTCCTTGCGCGCGGCGAGGAGATCATCAATCAGCTCGGCAATGGACTTGGTCATGCGCGCCGCAGGGTGGCCCGATCACCTCGATCATGCAACCACGGCGGGGAATACTCATCTGGCGTAGTACACGATCGGCGCGTTGGAGAAACGCGCATGCCCGCCAGCAAGAGCCCGATTACCGACGCCGAACGGTCCCGCCGCTTCATCAAGAAAGCATGCGAGCTGGAGTGCGATGACGACGAGCGGGTGCTTGAGGCGAAGCTGAAGAAGATCGCCAAGGCGAAGCCGATCCATGATCGGAACACGCGGAGGAGACATCACCATGCTCCAAGCCAGCCCGGAAAAGCCGCTCGCCGGCGGCTGCCAATGTGGCCGGGTTCGCTACGCGATCACGGCGTCGCCGACCGAGCTCTGCGTCTGCCATTGCCTGGAATGCCGCAAGCAGTCATCCTCCGCCTTCGGCATCTCGCTCTTCGTTCCGCGCGCCGGGTTCCGGGTGACCCGCGGCACCTTCAAGACCTGGACCAGGGCGACCGACAGCGGCCGCACGCTCGCGTGCGCCTTCTGCCCGGATTGCGGCTCGCGGCTTTGGCATGAGAGGGTTGGCGAGAAGGAGCCGAGCCCGATCATCAGCGTCAAGGCCGGCTCGCTGGACGAGCCCGTGGATCTGCGCGAAGCGGCGCACTACTGGACCAAGCGCAAGCTCGAGGGCGTGAACATTCCCAAGGGCGCCGAGCAACACGCCGATGAGGCGGATTAAGCTCTCCACCCGAGGGGCGATCATGGCGGATGTCGATCTGAGAGTCGCCTCGGCGGAAGAGAGGGGCGCCTTGGAGAATCTCATTCAGCTCTACACCCACGACTTCTCCGAGCAGTGGTCGGGAACGCCGAAGGGCGAGCTCGACGAGGATGGCCGCTTTTCGCCCTATGTCCTCGATCCCTATTGGCAGGACAAGGATCACATTCCGCTGCTTCTCAGGGTGGAGGGGCGCCTCGCCGGCTTCGCGCTCCTGAACAGAACCTCCCATCTCGGCGATCCCGTCGATCGCAACATGGCCGAGTTCTTCGTGGCACGAAAGCACCGCCGGGCCGGGTTGGGGAAGGCTGCGGTGGGCGCGCTCTTCAGCCGCTACCCCGGCTTGTGGGAGATCGCCGTGGCGCGTCGGAATGTGGGCGCTCTCGCCTTTTGGCGGCGCACGATCTTGCAGCATCCGCAAATCCGCGATCCGGAAGAAACCGACGTTCGATCCACGGCATGGAACGGGCCGGTTCTGCGGTTTCGGGTCGCCTCGGTGTGAGTAGGAGCGATCCCGACACCGGATCCCCGCTCTCGGCGCCACGCGGCGCGGAGGAGGTCGCTTCCGGCGCGGATTCTGGGATGCGAGAGCCGCTGTAGGGATCCGCGATCCGATTAGGACAACTCAAAAACTTTTTGGAGCCATAGGACGTCCTCATTGAGCGCTTCGGGACAAGCGTGACCCGATGCCTGGCGCTTGAAAGCAGACGCGTTCCGAAGTCGCCGGATGCGCCTGCCGATTATTACCCGCCGCGTAATTGCGAACCCCCAGGGGCCGAGGCAAACCACCTCTCCCGAATGCGAGAGGGCGGGTATGGGAGAGCGGATCGGCATTCTGATGGCGATGCTGTCGAGCGCCCTCGGCGGCGGGGCAACCGCCTTGATCCGGTTCATGATCCGATCGACCGATCCGGTGATGCTTGCCGCGCTTCGCTTCGGATCGGGCTTCGTCCTGCTCCTCCCCGTTGCGCTCTGGCTGCGCAGCCCCTGGCCCAGAGGCCGCGACTGGGCCGGCGTCCTCGGACTCGGAATCCTGTTCTTCGGGTTGTGCTTCGCCTTGTTCAATTGGGCGCTCAGCTTCACCACGGCCGGGCGCGGCGCCTTAGCGATGTCGACCCTGCCGCTGCTGACCATGCTCGCCGGCGCCCTGCTCGGCGTCGAGCGGCTCACTCTCCGCAAATCGCTCGGCGTCTTCGTGGCGATCGCCGGAACCTCGCTCGCGCTGGTGACCGGTCTCGCCGCGGCCCCTTCGGGTGCCTGGCGCGGCGATCTCATCATGCTCGCCGCCGCGCTTTGCATGGCGCTCTACAATGTCTGGTCGCGGCCCTTCATCAAGCGGTCGGACGCGCTGGCGTTTGTCACCGCGACGATGGGCGCCGGCGCCTCGTGTCTCGCCGCCATCGCCTGGATCGATGGCGGTTTTGCCGCCCTCGGCGAATACGGCATGCCCCAATGGCTGGCGCTCCTCTATCTGGGTGCGATCGCCAGCTCGCTGTCGTTCTTTCTTTGGGTCTCCGCTCTCGAACGCACGACGCCGACCCGGGTGGCGAGCACGCTCACCCTCAACCCGGTCACCGCCTCGGCGCTCGCCGCCTTCATTCTGGGCGAGCCGATCGGCCTTAATCTCATCATCGGCATGGCCGCGGTTCTGACCGGCATCTGGATTGCATCGACCGACGGAGGCCGCCGTCTAGGCACCGCCGGCGACGGTTTTGCCGGTAGGGACGCCGAGTATTGGACCGGTCATCACGCCGAGTATTGGTATGGATGGCGCCCCGGATACCGCACTCGGCGAGATGACGACCATGGAACTTAAAGATCGACGCGCTGCAGGTCGGACTGGATCTTCGCGCTAGAGGGCGTTCCGTTGAGGTAGAATCCCCCTCACCCGTCGGGGACGTCCGCGCCGGATCCTTCCCCAACCGTCCCGACCGGGTAAGGCGTGGCTAGCGCCACGCCAACCCTTCGCAACCCTCTCCCCCAGTGGGGGAGAGGGTAGGGTGAGGGGGTTATGCCATCGCATCGGAGTACTCACAAAGACCCTCAGATCAAAGCGCCATTGATGATTGAGCGAAGCATCATCGCCCGAGCAAAGTCGATGGTGCGGAGCCATCTCACGACGCGCCGGGTCCCGATACCACCCTTCTCTGGGACCCGCCGTTATCGCGAAAGAATTGCTCCGTTTCCCTGTCCGCTGGAAAGAAACATTCGATGCGGATCTCCTGAAGCGTCACATCCTGCGGAGTGCCGAGCGTGGTAATGGTCGTGAACAGTCTGAGCGAGGTCTCGCCTTTCCGGAAATGGATGTTGAGGACCGGGCCGGCCGGCTCTTCCAGCCACGGCACCTCAGCGAGCGAGGGAACCGCCGGATAGATGCTGAGGCGCTGCAGCAGCTCTGCCGTTTCCTTGGTCCCGTCGACGATGGCGTCGGCCTGAACGCTGCGCAGGAACTGCAGCGCAACCTCCTCCCAGTTGACGATAAACGGACGCAAGCCGTCCGGAGAGACCAGCGCGTCGGCGAGATTGACAGCCTCCGCCGCCGCCTCGGTCGGCTGAGCGCCGGTGAGAAACCGGGTCAGCCGCGCCGCACCCTTGTTCGCGCATATCAGGTTCCAGCGGCGATCGACCACGAAGACGGGAAACGGCTCCTGCTGCGCCAACATGAAATCGAGCGCGCGATTGATTTGAGCAAGCTCGAGGGCCGCGAGCGGGCTCTCATGCCAGTAAGGCGCGAACCCGGCTGCGAGCAGCAGGGCATTCTGCTGACGGAGCGGCAGATCGAGCGCGGCCGCGAGCCGCAGCACCATCTCTTGGCTGGGGATCGTGCGATCGGACTCGAGAAAGCTCAGATGGCGTTGGGATATGCCGGCAATGCCGGCGAGATCGAGCTGCGACAGTCCACGCCGCGCGCGCCACCACCTGAGGCGCGTGCCGAAGCGCTTCGGCTGCGAGGAATGGCGCGTGACCACTGCCTGTATCGGATGACGCATAATGCCCTGCCGCTCCGCTCAAATCCGCGGAATCGCTTGCCGTAGGGTCGAGGACGAGACTCCGGCGACCGTGGTCAGCTCGTCGCCGACGGCTGCGACGAGAAAGCCGAGCAAGAAGCCTCGGAACGGCGGGTCGCGGGGAAGGGCGGTGTGGGGACTCGGCATCCGCCCGAGGATAAGGACCCTATCCTGACACGTCATGTCAGGTATGGCTGCCCGTTGCTCGCTGAACGTCGCTGAATCGACGTACCGGACCCGACCCATTCCCGAGAGCGCGGTGCAATACGCCGGCGAGTCCGATTAGACTGCGTCAGAAAGACGCTGGCGCGGGGGCGCATGGCTGAGAGATACGACGCGGTCATCATCGGTGCCGGCCATAACGGCCTCACCTGCGGGGCTTATCTCGCCAAGGCCGGGCTGAGGACGCTGGTCCTCGAGCGCCGCCATCTG
This genomic window from Pseudomonadota bacterium contains:
- a CDS encoding GNAT family N-acetyltransferase, encoding MADVDLRVASAEERGALENLIQLYTHDFSEQWSGTPKGELDEDGRFSPYVLDPYWQDKDHIPLLLRVEGRLAGFALLNRTSHLGDPVDRNMAEFFVARKHRRAGLGKAAVGALFSRYPGLWEIAVARRNVGALAFWRRTILQHPQIRDPEETDVRSTAWNGPVLRFRVASV
- a CDS encoding GFA family protein; the protein is MLQASPEKPLAGGCQCGRVRYAITASPTELCVCHCLECRKQSSSAFGISLFVPRAGFRVTRGTFKTWTRATDSGRTLACAFCPDCGSRLWHERVGEKEPSPIISVKAGSLDEPVDLREAAHYWTKRKLEGVNIPKGAEQHADEAD
- a CDS encoding helix-turn-helix transcriptional regulator, encoding MRHPIQAVVTRHSSQPKRFGTRLRWWRARRGLSQLDLAGIAGISQRHLSFLESDRTIPSQEMVLRLAAALDLPLRQQNALLLAAGFAPYWHESPLAALELAQINRALDFMLAQQEPFPVFVVDRRWNLICANKGAARLTRFLTGAQPTEAAAEAVNLADALVSPDGLRPFIVNWEEVALQFLRSVQADAIVDGTKETAELLQRLSIYPAVPSLAEVPWLEEPAGPVLNIHFRKGETSLRLFTTITTLGTPQDVTLQEIRIECFFPADRETEQFFRDNGGSQRRVVSGPGAS
- a CDS encoding DMT family transporter, whose product is MGERIGILMAMLSSALGGGATALIRFMIRSTDPVMLAALRFGSGFVLLLPVALWLRSPWPRGRDWAGVLGLGILFFGLCFALFNWALSFTTAGRGALAMSTLPLLTMLAGALLGVERLTLRKSLGVFVAIAGTSLALVTGLAAAPSGAWRGDLIMLAAALCMALYNVWSRPFIKRSDALAFVTATMGAGASCLAAIAWIDGGFAALGEYGMPQWLALLYLGAIASSLSFFLWVSALERTTPTRVASTLTLNPVTASALAAFILGEPIGLNLIIGMAAVLTGIWIASTDGGRRLGTAGDGFAGRDAEYWTGHHAEYWYGWRPGYRTRRDDDHGT